A region from the Drosophila mauritiana strain mau12 chromosome 2L, ASM438214v1, whole genome shotgun sequence genome encodes:
- the LOC117148619 gene encoding cytochrome c oxidase subunit 7A1, mitochondrial: MALPDGLSNKMKVFQAVNELPVFLKGGPADKILFGITAGLCGLGIVSFVHLVYTMGFAKKKA, translated from the exons ATGGCTCTACCCGATGGACTTTCCAACAAAATGAAGGTTTTCCAG GCCGTCAACGAGCTGCCCGTTTTCCTGAAAGGCGGACCAGCGGATAAGATTTTATTCGGCATTACCGCTGGACTGTGTGGCCTTGGCATCGTTAGCTTTGTCCACCTGGTCTACACAATGGGATTCGCCAAAAAGAAGGCCTAA
- the LOC117148945 gene encoding phosphatidylinositol 3,4,5-trisphosphate 3-phosphatase cnrN isoform X2 — MEPNDEVVERQKLVNDVETEEEAQSAPKSATPASPAVPNIKIKGISSGETTRSRNSASCSIERTISEKEKDKSQGQGQAATKVTYVNERRPRPQAHGGSGGGAGDERFEFKTRPRKLLKDRDELEPTHSSANSLNAITLVSSEWLAPDPTATVNHNTPKNNNNDNTKPNNNNQHSNSNQNTPRSQRRKNPTASMPNASVHSDKFDDRPIKHHSFVSEVPDVKHMERALLGLLDDFHSGKLRAFGSGCTMDQMTKIREQQESLAKLHFELAAAEEDSLEHGNEFNTNKAQENMLQLMQRLEQLSISIEQLQTSHTGL; from the exons ATGGAGCCCAACGATGAGGTGGTGGAACGCCAGAAGCTGGTGAACGACGTGGAAACGGAGGAGGAAGCCCAAAGCGCACCGAAATCGGCCACACCCGCCTCGCCCGCCGTTCCAAAT ATCAAAATCAAAGGCATATCCAGCGGCGAGACCACGCGCAGCAGAAACTCCGCATCCTGCTCCATCGAGAGGACGATATCCGAAAAGGAGAAGGACAAGAGCCAGGGCCAGGGTCAAGCGGCCACCAAGGTGACCTACGTGAATGAAcgccggccacgcccccaggcGCACGGCGGCAGTGGCGGGGGCGCCGGAGACGAGAGATTCGAGTTCAAGACCCGGCCGCGCAAACTGCTGAAAG ATCGCGACGAGTTGGAACCCACCCACAGCAGTGCCAACAGCCTGAACGCCATCACCTTGGTGAGCAGCGAGTGGCTAGCACCTGATCCCACAGCCACAGTCAACCACAACACccccaaaaacaacaacaacgataaCACGAAACCCAACAATAACAATCAGCACAGCAATAGCAATCAGAACACACCGCGATCGCAGCGCCGCAAGAATCCCACAGCGTCGATGCCAAACGCTAGTGTCCACAGCGATAAGTTCGACGATCGTCCAATAAAACATCATTCCTTTGTCTCCGAAGTTCCCGATGTGAAGCACATGGAAAGAGCCCTCCTCGGACTGCTGGATGACTTCCACTCCGGCAAGCTGAGGGCATTCG GCTCCGGCTGTACAATGGACCAGATGACCAAGATCCGCGAGCAGCAGGAGAGCCTGGCCAAACTGCATTTCGAACTGGCTGCCGCCGAGGAGGATTCGCTGGAGCACGGCAACGAGTTCAACACCAACAAGGCGCAGGAGAACATGCTGCAGCTGATGCAGCGCCTGGAACAGCTATCCATCTCCATCGAGCAGCTGCAGACGAGCCACACGGGTCTCTGA
- the LOC117148945 gene encoding coiled-coil domain-containing protein 28B isoform X4: MEPNDEVVERQKLVNDVETEEEAQSAPKSATPASPAVPNIKIKGISSGETTRSRNSASCSIERTISEKEKDKSQGQGQAATKVTYVNERRPRPQAHGGSGGGAGDERFEFKTRPRKLLKVPDVKHMERALLGLLDDFHSGKLRAFGSGCTMDQMTKIREQQESLAKLHFELAAAEEDSLEHGNEFNTNKAQENMLQLMQRLEQLSISIEQLQTSHTGL; encoded by the exons ATGGAGCCCAACGATGAGGTGGTGGAACGCCAGAAGCTGGTGAACGACGTGGAAACGGAGGAGGAAGCCCAAAGCGCACCGAAATCGGCCACACCCGCCTCGCCCGCCGTTCCAAAT ATCAAAATCAAAGGCATATCCAGCGGCGAGACCACGCGCAGCAGAAACTCCGCATCCTGCTCCATCGAGAGGACGATATCCGAAAAGGAGAAGGACAAGAGCCAGGGCCAGGGTCAAGCGGCCACCAAGGTGACCTACGTGAATGAAcgccggccacgcccccaggcGCACGGCGGCAGTGGCGGGGGCGCCGGAGACGAGAGATTCGAGTTCAAGACCCGGCCGCGCAAACTGCTGAAAG TTCCCGATGTGAAGCACATGGAAAGAGCCCTCCTCGGACTGCTGGATGACTTCCACTCCGGCAAGCTGAGGGCATTCG GCTCCGGCTGTACAATGGACCAGATGACCAAGATCCGCGAGCAGCAGGAGAGCCTGGCCAAACTGCATTTCGAACTGGCTGCCGCCGAGGAGGATTCGCTGGAGCACGGCAACGAGTTCAACACCAACAAGGCGCAGGAGAACATGCTGCAGCTGATGCAGCGCCTGGAACAGCTATCCATCTCCATCGAGCAGCTGCAGACGAGCCACACGGGTCTCTGA
- the LOC117148945 gene encoding probable basic-leucine zipper transcription factor Q isoform X1, with translation MEPNDEVVERQKLVNDVETEEEAQSAPKSATPASPAVPNIKIKGISSGETTRSRNSASCSIERTISEKEKDKSQGQGQAATKVTYVNERRPRPQAHGGSGGGAGDERFEFKTRPRKLLKDRDELEPTHSSANSLNAITLVSSEWLAPDPTATVNHNTPKNNNNDNTKPNNNNQHSNSNQNTPRSQRRKNPTASMPNASVHSDKFDDRPIKHHSFVSEVPDVKHMERALLGLLDDFHSGKLRAFAGSGCTMDQMTKIREQQESLAKLHFELAAAEEDSLEHGNEFNTNKAQENMLQLMQRLEQLSISIEQLQTSHTGL, from the exons ATGGAGCCCAACGATGAGGTGGTGGAACGCCAGAAGCTGGTGAACGACGTGGAAACGGAGGAGGAAGCCCAAAGCGCACCGAAATCGGCCACACCCGCCTCGCCCGCCGTTCCAAAT ATCAAAATCAAAGGCATATCCAGCGGCGAGACCACGCGCAGCAGAAACTCCGCATCCTGCTCCATCGAGAGGACGATATCCGAAAAGGAGAAGGACAAGAGCCAGGGCCAGGGTCAAGCGGCCACCAAGGTGACCTACGTGAATGAAcgccggccacgcccccaggcGCACGGCGGCAGTGGCGGGGGCGCCGGAGACGAGAGATTCGAGTTCAAGACCCGGCCGCGCAAACTGCTGAAAG ATCGCGACGAGTTGGAACCCACCCACAGCAGTGCCAACAGCCTGAACGCCATCACCTTGGTGAGCAGCGAGTGGCTAGCACCTGATCCCACAGCCACAGTCAACCACAACACccccaaaaacaacaacaacgataaCACGAAACCCAACAATAACAATCAGCACAGCAATAGCAATCAGAACACACCGCGATCGCAGCGCCGCAAGAATCCCACAGCGTCGATGCCAAACGCTAGTGTCCACAGCGATAAGTTCGACGATCGTCCAATAAAACATCATTCCTTTGTCTCCGAAGTTCCCGATGTGAAGCACATGGAAAGAGCCCTCCTCGGACTGCTGGATGACTTCCACTCCGGCAAGCTGAGGGCATTCG CAGGCTCCGGCTGTACAATGGACCAGATGACCAAGATCCGCGAGCAGCAGGAGAGCCTGGCCAAACTGCATTTCGAACTGGCTGCCGCCGAGGAGGATTCGCTGGAGCACGGCAACGAGTTCAACACCAACAAGGCGCAGGAGAACATGCTGCAGCTGATGCAGCGCCTGGAACAGCTATCCATCTCCATCGAGCAGCTGCAGACGAGCCACACGGGTCTCTGA
- the LOC117148945 gene encoding coiled-coil domain-containing protein 28B isoform X3, with the protein MEPNDEVVERQKLVNDVETEEEAQSAPKSATPASPAVPNIKIKGISSGETTRSRNSASCSIERTISEKEKDKSQGQGQAATKVTYVNERRPRPQAHGGSGGGAGDERFEFKTRPRKLLKVPDVKHMERALLGLLDDFHSGKLRAFAGSGCTMDQMTKIREQQESLAKLHFELAAAEEDSLEHGNEFNTNKAQENMLQLMQRLEQLSISIEQLQTSHTGL; encoded by the exons ATGGAGCCCAACGATGAGGTGGTGGAACGCCAGAAGCTGGTGAACGACGTGGAAACGGAGGAGGAAGCCCAAAGCGCACCGAAATCGGCCACACCCGCCTCGCCCGCCGTTCCAAAT ATCAAAATCAAAGGCATATCCAGCGGCGAGACCACGCGCAGCAGAAACTCCGCATCCTGCTCCATCGAGAGGACGATATCCGAAAAGGAGAAGGACAAGAGCCAGGGCCAGGGTCAAGCGGCCACCAAGGTGACCTACGTGAATGAAcgccggccacgcccccaggcGCACGGCGGCAGTGGCGGGGGCGCCGGAGACGAGAGATTCGAGTTCAAGACCCGGCCGCGCAAACTGCTGAAAG TTCCCGATGTGAAGCACATGGAAAGAGCCCTCCTCGGACTGCTGGATGACTTCCACTCCGGCAAGCTGAGGGCATTCG CAGGCTCCGGCTGTACAATGGACCAGATGACCAAGATCCGCGAGCAGCAGGAGAGCCTGGCCAAACTGCATTTCGAACTGGCTGCCGCCGAGGAGGATTCGCTGGAGCACGGCAACGAGTTCAACACCAACAAGGCGCAGGAGAACATGCTGCAGCTGATGCAGCGCCTGGAACAGCTATCCATCTCCATCGAGCAGCTGCAGACGAGCCACACGGGTCTCTGA